ACTATGGTGGTAACCAGTTCATTGACCAGGGTGAGAGTTTGTGTCAGAAACGAGCTCTTGAAGCGTTTGGTTTGTCCAGTGACAAATGGGGAGTCAATGTCCAAGCCCTATCAGGAGCACCTGCTAATTTATACGCGTACTCAGCTATTGCAGAGGTTGGCGATAGAATCATGGGTCTTGATTTGCCTCATGGAGGCCATCTCAGTCATGGATACCAGACTCCTACCAAGAAGATCTCGATGATTTCCAAGTACTTCCAGACCATGCCCTACCGTTTAGACGAATCTACTGGTCTTATTGACTACGACACCTTGGCCAAGACTGCTCAATTGTTCCGTCCCAAGATTATTGTTGCTGGAGCATCTGCTTACTCGAGAAACATCGACTATAAACGATTCAGAGAGATTGCTGATTCGGTCGGTGCTTATCTTCTTGCCGATATGGCCCATACTTCGGGTctggttgctgctggtgttgcaGTTTCTCCTTTCGAGTATGCCGATATTGTCACCACCACATCGCACAAATCGCTCCGTGGCCCTCGTGGTGCTATTATCTTCTTCCGTAAGGGAGTCAGAAGCACTGATAAGAAGGGTAAAGAGACTCTTTACGATTTAGAGAGTAAAATCAACTTCTCGGTGTTCCCTGGTCATCAAGGAGGTCCTCATAACCATACCATCACTGCCCTTGCTGTTGCACTTGGCCAAGCAGTGACTCCCGAGTTTAAAAAGTACCAAGAGAACGTTGTTGAGAACGCCAAAGTGTTTGCATCCGCTCTGCAGAAACTGAATTACAAGCTTGTTTCTGACGGTACTGATAACCACTTGATCCTGGTGGACCTGAAACCCAACAAGATCGATGGTGCTCGTGTCGAGACGATTCTCGAGCTCGTCAACATCGCTGCCAACAAAAACACCGTTCCCGGAGACAAATCCGCCCTCGTGCCTGGCGGTATCCGTGTCGGCACACCTGCCATGACCACCAGAGGTTTCACGACCGCCGACTTCGAAAAGGTAGCTAGCTACATCGACCGGGCCGTCAAAATTGCTGTGTCCATCAAAGAAGACGCTGCCTCCAAAGGCCTCAAGCAAAAGGTGGCCGAGTTCCGCGCCGCTGCCGAGACCCTGCCCGAGGTCGAGCAGCTCAAAAACGAGGTTACCGAATGGGCCCTTACCTTCCCCGTCCCTGGCGACCTGTAAATACCTGTCCGTAGCTGAATAAACCGTGTCGCATCcgcgtgcctccggcggctggggctccgccccagaccctggttgctcctgcttcgcaggagttgtCTGGGGATGGCCGacgaccgactcgagcgcagcgagaggagcagccagggtctgggggggagccccagccaccggaggctGACCCcccagaaataaaaaaatggACGAATCCGGAATTGAACCGGAGACCTCTCGCATGCTAAGCGAGCGCCATAACCAACTAGACTATACGCCCAATTTCTGACAGTGTCAGACATAGCTTCCTTTTACATGTCAactcttatcttatcagtcaATAGCAGGTAACCTAACCCTGGGATCcgagatatataaatactcGTAGTTTCCCTTAGAAGTTGGAAGACTAAGCTTGGTTATCATTAAGTCTTCTTATACTAACTTCTAAGGTGAGTTTTCAATTATAATACATTAAGTCTTCTTATACTAACTTCTAAGACGGGTAAGGCCTCAACCCGGATACAACATATCCTTCGACCTTACAGAATAACCAAGCTTACCAAGTGACGAGAAAACACTTGGATTGATCGAAATtactgaaatttttttttcgcGAACTCGATCACCACTCCTAGTCCCTCCCTCTTCTCCCAGCCAATATGATCCCATTCTGGCGGACGCACGAATCTGGCCAATCAGGAGACGCCAAGCATCCCAAAGGACGTTCCACCGCGATGGTTAGCAGGGCCCAGACTTATCCAGGGGATTCCGATTCCGATGATGATCTGGACACCTTTCATGATACCTTTTCTGATCGCCTACAGCTGGACGATAAGTCAGATATCCTGCAGGAGAACACTGATTTTCCTGCTACGCGCCGCAAGCGGGCACCCCCTGCGTTGGATCCGCAGCAGCTTGAAACCTTAAATAAGCTCATCCCAACACTCAAGGTCAAGGAGGAGATCCGAGGATGGAAGTCGTTTGCCCAACACCAGGTACGACTTCTCCCTACTCAAAACCATCAGGTGATGAATCTGTTGGTTTCAAAGACCCGTGGTGAGATTTTAGCTAGTCTTTCCCCATTTTCATCTATTAAGACGCCTTCGGCCGAAACATGGAAACAATTCTGGGACCTTCTTGAGCGCTTAGCGCTAACTCACAGTCCATCTTACAAGGATTGGATTCAGAACTCCCGTGGTCCGCGCAATCTCGCTGAAGCACCTCAATACTTGAACAAATTTCAGGTTGCCGCTATGGATGCTAAGTTAGATGAAGAGTTCACTCGCACCATCCTTCTTTCCAAACTCGTTGAAATTCCAGAATTATATACGGCTATGCTAGATAAAATCGACGACCTTTCAATCCCCTTCGCggatattattgattcaCTTGCACGGAGAGCTCATCGGCTCCAAAGCCTGACAGCCTCCCGTTCTACGTCCACCAGAGTTACTTGCAGATTTTGCAAGCGGAAGGGCCATACTTATGACAATTGTCGCACACGCCTTTCCCGAGCATCTGCCACGGACACGCCCAGTAAGGCTATCCAAGGAAACAAATACTCACGGACAAACAACGCGAACTCAGTGCGTCGTCTCACCGAAACACCGTACGTCGACCAGTCCgtttcttttgaatcaGACTCGGAGTCGACAAACTCCGTGGACTAAAGCCCAGGCCGCCTTTAGTCCAAATCCAGGCCTCTACTATAAACAACCTTTTTCGACACACCTTATCCTTTTCCTTCGCAAACAAAACCTTTCAACTGCCTGTACTCTTAGATACCGGTGCACAGATATCATGTATTCCATTATCATTTATTCCTGACATACCATTAACCTCCACTAGCGAAGAAATTGTATTTGGTGATCGCATCGTAAAGGCTATAGGCAGGGTCAGTGGTCACTTTTCTTTTCGTAATCAGACTTTTCCAATAAATCTACTAGTTATCGACATGAATTCACAACCCGAAGTAATTTTTGGTTGTGACTGGATCTTCCGTACTAATTTTGTACTCAACTCCAGCCATGCAGGTCGCCAAATCGAAATTGTCTCCACTTCTAAGCCCACGACCCCATTGCCTCACATCAAACGCATCGCGCCTTCTCTTCCACCAATCTATCAACAGTACGCGTCGTTATTCACAACCACAGTGAACACAGTACCCGAGCTTCGGGAATCTCATAATCACTCCATCCCTTTCAAGGACAATCCTACCTATCATAAGAGCAAAAGTTATCCTCTTTCCGCACAGGAACGCACAATCCTCAAGGAGTATATTCAAACAAACCTTAAAAAGGGCTTTATTCGGGAATCACGTTCCCCTCTGGCGTCGTCCATTTTCTTcgtcaaaaagaaacatACCAAAGAAAAACGTCCCATAATCGACTATCGTCGAGTTAACAATAACACTAAACCGTGTCCTTCACCAATTCCGCTTATAAAGACACTGTTGCATCAAGTCAGCAAAGCCAAGATATTCACTCGTCTAGATCTGAAGGATGCCTACAATCAAATCCGCATCACACCCGGTGATGAATGGAAAACATCCTTTGTCTGCGAATATGGACAATTTGAATATACGGTTATGCCGTTCGGACTATCTGGTGCTCCTGCGACCTTCCAGGCATTTATTCGCCACGTCCTTGGTGAATTGTGGGACAAATTCGCGGTTGCCTATTTAGATGACATCCTCATCTACTCAGAAGATCCAGCAGAACATCCTGGCCATGTCATGGCCGTTCTGGACAAGATCAAAAAGTACCATCTAGCCCTGAAACTTTCCAAATGCGAATTTTCCGTTACAGAAACGGACTTTTTGGGTCACCATCTCATGGTCGGCCAAATTGGTATGCAGAAGGAGAAAATTCAATCACTCAACGAATGGAAATCCCCTTCTACCCAGCGCGGCGTCCGCAAATTACTGGGTTTTGCCAATTTCTACCATGAATTTATTGACCACTATGCCGATATTATCGCTCCACTCCTTCCATTACAGGAGAAGTCCACTAAACGTTTCCAGTGGACACCAACTCATGAACAGGCGTTTCAAAGCCTTAAACGCGCTTTTATTTCCgaacctcttcttcaaatgtTCGACGAGACGCGCGAGACACGTATCCATACCGATGCATCAGGAGTGGCTATCGCTGCCGTCCTTCAACAATTCAATCCAGTTGACAAACGTTGGCATCCGGTAGCCTACTACAGCCGCAAACTTCGCGGCCCAGAAATCAATTGGGACACTCACGATCGCGAACTCTTAGCAATCGTTGTGGCTACTGGTAAATGGAAACATTTTATCCTTAGCCGCACCGAGCCTACAACAGTTCATACCGACCACAAGAATCTAACTTACTTCACCACGAAAAGGGCGCTTTCACCTCGTCAAGCTCGATGGGCCTCCCTTTTGGGTGAACTTCCCATCCAAATTGCTTATATTCAGGGACATCTAAATGTCGCGGCGGATATTCTTTCGCGTCCCGATGATGTCAGAAAACCTCCGCGCGAGGTCGCACCACCCGTTCCCGTTCACCATATTCTTCCTGCGGTCCGTCCCCAAACAGTGTCCACCTACACTATGGACCCTACTTGGCAAACTAAAGTACATGATGCTTTAGCCAATGACAAAAACTGGAGTCCCTTACTGACTCATTTCGAGAATCCGTCACATCCCTTTCCTTCTCAATTCATTGATCGACGCTCCCGTTTAACCTTTGCAAATGGTATTATTTGGTTCGACAAGAAGATCGTTGTGGGCAACTCCAATGAACTTCACCTCGCAATTTTACAACAATACCACGATGCTAGTGGACACCCCGGTCACGCTCGAACCCAAAAAGCCATACTAGAGCGCTACTACTGGAAGGGAATTCATGATTTCATTCAACGGTACATCAATTCTTGCGTTGCTTGCCAGAAGAATAAGACTCCTCGTCATAAACCATATGGCGAATTGAAGCCTTTACCAATTCCGGAAGCGCCTTTTACCGATCTCACCATCGATTTCATGACTGACTTACCGAAATCTCAAGGGTACGACGCCATCTGCGCAGTCGTCGACCGATACTCCAAGTTCACACTACTTTTTCCCACGAACAAAACCATTACGGCCCGAGGACTCGCCGATCTAGTGGTTGATCGCGTCCTAAATGTCTTCGGGGCTCCCAAACGCATCCTTTCGGACAGGGGTCCCCAATTTATCTCAGCCTTTTGGAAACAGGCAATGGCCAGTTTTGGCACCAAAGTCAAATTAACCACTCCGTACCATCCGCAAACCGATGGCCAAACCGAACGTATTAATCAAGAGATTAGCCAATGGCTCCGTTTCTACATTAATTCTCACCATAACAACTGGTCCAAACTACTCAGTCGTATTGCGTTCGATTACAATAACAAAGTCAATAAAACTACAGGATTCACTCCTTCTCAAGTAGttttcaacttcaagaCCATTTCAGATCTCAACTATAGCGCAGCTGACAATTACGAGGATCTCAGCAAGAAACTTTTCGAATATGAAGAAATCCGTAACTCGCTCAGCCAAAATTATGCCCGTAGCCAGAAATCTTACAAGAAGTTTTATGACCGCCACCGCGTCGCCTTCGAATTCAATCCAGGCGACTCTGTTCTCCTATCAACGAAACACCTCAACCTGCCAACTATTAAACGTAAATTTTCTCGTCGCTGGATTGGACCCTTTCTTGTCCATACAAAGGTCAATGAAAATGCGTATCGTCTCAATTTTCCTAGTGGATGGCGTGCATCCCAAGTCTGGAATATTACCGAACTTCGCCCCTTTCAACCTGATCTTTGCAATCGTAAACAACCGTTACCGACTACTTCAGAAGACATCGATTTCTACTCGAACAATCCTCTCGGTATCACCGAGATTTTACAGGTCAACGGTGACGATCCTTCGAATTTTCAATATTTAGTGGAGGTCATTGAGGACGGTTTTCCACAACATCGTTGGGTACCTTATTCTAAACTTTCCAATTACCACGAtttacttcttcttttctacGAGTTCCATCCCAAGGAACCTAAGCCTGCCGAACTTGACAGTCTATATCAGGCCGAATAACTTCGGCCTTGAGGGGGGGTAATGTCAGACATAGCTTCCTTTTACATGTCAactcttatcttatcagtcaATAGCAGGTAACCTAACCCTGGGATCcgagatatataaatactcGTAGTTTCCCTTAGAAGTTGGAAGACTAAGCTTGGTTATCATTAAGTCTTCTTATACTAACTTCTAAGGTGAGTTTTCAATTATAATACATTAAGTCTTCTTATACTAACTTCTAAGACGGGTAAGGCCTCAACCCGGATACAACATATCCTTCGACCTTACAGACAGTGAAAGGCGCGGTGTGTTCATAGCTCTGTGAGGGTAGTTCCCCGATTGTAGCATATTTGGGGAGATATCGTGTTATGGCGAAGAGCTGGGCCCAGGGAAGTGCCGTTTATGACGGCTGTAAAGGGTGTTTCTGGGGGTAGGAATGGTTATTATAACAGTAATTAGTGTTGTTAAAACGGTTACGAGAGTCTGGTGGCGAAGAAGGGCCGTGGCTCGGGTGAGAGGGACGGTCCGGATGGTTGTGCGGCGTGTGCGGCGTTGATATACAGATTTTTCAGTGCTGCAGCATGCAAGAGGATATTCGTCGGTGAAGAGTGAAGTAGTTTGGACCCCTGGAGGATCTGATCTTGTTTGTTAAAACAATTGCATTGGGAACCAGAAATGGATACCGGATCTAAGAAAACTGAGACAGGTGCTGGCTCGACAGCTGGTGCCAGTAAACCACCTAGGTCGAAGGGATACACCAACCCTGCTCTTCAAGCTATGGGCATTCCAAGACTCAGGCTGCCATCCAGGAATTGGAGTATCTTTTGGGCCTTGACCCTGACTGTCACAGGTGTGTATGCTCATGACagatatcaaagaaaacagaTTCGTCAAAAGTGGAAAGATCGTGTGTCACATTTGGCAGCTCAGCCTATGAATCCTCTTGAACTGCCTCGTAAGGTGACCGTTTATATTGCCCCTCCTCCAGCAGACTATCTTGACTTGGGATTTGCTCATTTCCGTCAATATATTAAACCTATTcttgtggctgctgctattgactATGAGGTCAGATCCGAGAGCCGTCAAGGTGAAATTAGAGCCCTAGTTGCTGAGGAGATCCGTAATCAACGTCGTTCTGATGCTGGTTTGCCCACTACTGGTGAACAGAATGATGATCTGGATGACATGATTGCTAGCAAAGTCTATAGAGATAACACTGGCGGTGTTATTTGTGTGGGAAGAGGCGCTTATAAGGAGTATATGAATGGTTTGCACGAAGGATGGTTGGGTCCTCTTGAAGCTCCTGTAGAGGAGGTCTCTGAAGCTAGTACCAATGACCAGCTTCCATTGTCAGATTCTGCAGTTAACTCAGCAGAGctttcttctggttcagaTGCTAATGCTAATAGCACTACAGAAGTAACTTCTGCTGAAGCTGCTACTCCAGTTGAGGGCTTGGCCGTTAGCAGTAGAGCAGCCAGTGAAACGGTTTCGTCGCCTTCTAAGGGTGAAGTTCAAACTCTTGATCAAGCGAAAGAATCGCTGGAATCAGTTGAGGAGTTCCCAGATAGAGAAAGAGATCTTCAGGATATCTACGGACAATTGCCAGAAAAGAAGGATGGCGAGGAAGCAGCTGGATCAGGAGACGCAGAAGGAAgcgaaaagaaagaagagaaaaagaaagtaCCCAAGCCATATATCAAGATTCCCGAGTATGAGGATCTTGAGACACCGGCACAGCTAGAAACACTGGCCAAATTCGAGCCACTGGCGGCCATCCATTTCCCACATTTGCTTGGTTTCAGAAACACACCTAAAAGAATGTACAGATTCTTCAATAGAAGAAAGTTGGCAGAGGAGATGGGTGAAGCTACAGCGGCGGTTGTATTTGCTCAAACACGACAATTCAAACCGCATGAGGACCAAGATCTGTTAAAACACGAAGAAAACGAGTGGCCTGCTCAGTGGAAGGCCAAGGGATTAGAAACCGGTTCTGAGTGGATGTGGGATTTCGCAGTTGACGAGCGAATTGGCAACAAACTGTCAGTCTACGAGTTCCGCGATAACAACACCACCTCTGACGAGTTTTCCAGCGATTAAACCTCCCTGCTCACCACccgaagcccgactcgagcgaagcgagaagagcaacaggtctggggcagcgccccagccgccggaggcagcacccatCCCCCCATCAAGGACCATCTAATGTAATATATCCGTGAGAATAAAACCGGCAACCTTGTACATAGAAATATCAATTATACAGAGATGATTAGATGCGAGtcataaaatatataaatgcaaaaagaacaagtcATTAAAAcacttttgttttcttgttgaagatcTGGTCGATTTCGTCGTCGAGCTGACGTTTGTTTTCACCAGCTGGTTTAGTAGGGTTCGACGATGATTTTTTGGACTTGTGTTTGGATGCGATTGGCGACCCTGGCACTGGAGATGCACTTGTAGGAGTAGGAGCAAGTGCCAGTGGTAGAGCCGAGGGAGTAGCACGAACAGGCGATCGGGCAGGTGAAGGAGTAGGTCCTGTGTTGACGAGTTTCTTGGTCTTGTCTCGAAGTTTTTCTGTAGACTCGACATCTCGAGCCTTGGTCTTGGTTTTCAAGGGTTTGGCTGTGGGAGCCGTCTGTTTAATACGAGTCAGAcgtgaataaataagcaTGTATGCAGAGTTTTGACGGAGAACAGCCTTTTCCGACACCTTACGAACGCATTCATCGTCGTACTCGGCCCAGGTGTTGTTTGGTTGACGACACAGCGCGATGTAGTGACCGCTAGAAACAGTACGGCCTTCGTGGACAATCACGCTGACAAGACGGTATTTAATAGGTTCTCCAGAAACCGAGTACTTTGTGAGGTCCAAATCCAAGGGGTATTTCATTGTTTCCTTGAGCTTTTGTGAATGCGAGCCCTGGAACTTGAATCTCTTGATGTGCACGGTAAGATATTCAGGAGCGTCGTTTATACGACTGATTTTAATAGCCGATGTGAGGTTCTTGCACTTTTCACACTGGTATCCAGACTTGTTTTTAGCGTCTGGTTTGATTAGTTCAGGCGAGAAAAAGTCTTGAATCGATCCTTCAAGAGTGAATTTTGCTTTAGGAGCAGTTCCAGTAGTAGCTGAACCAGCTGATCCGTTGGTAGCAACAACGGCACTTGCACTAGTTACAGTATTTGACTGGATATTAGAATTGTTGTTAGTGGTTGATGTGTTGGAACCATTGGCATTACTAGTTTCTAGACCTTCTTTGGCGGCTTTATAAGCCTTTGCCTCGCGAGACGAAAACGATACAGGAAGGTCGTAGAAATCCTGATGTGTAGTAGATACATGGCCACATGTTTTACAAGTGACCTTCTGGTCGATATTTCCACCAAAGATCTCATGGATAATAGACGAGTTCAGTTTCTTGCCCTTTGGAACACTGTCTTCTTGGAGACGACTGATTAACGACATGAAATACTCGTGCGAGTCCTCTTGTTGCCATTCCGACATCATACAGTTGATATCAGGCAGTCTGCGAATGATCTTGATAGGATACACTTTACGCTTCTTACCTGGCTCATACAGTCTTTTCAGCAGACCCGCTAAATCACTGCTCACCGAGCTATTGGAAATGGTGTTTTTGTATCTTGACTGGGCAATATCCATCAAGTAATGAGCCATGGCTGGAACATGGAAAATAGCCTGCATAGCAGCATTCATATAGCACGTAACCGACCGGTTCTCCAGCCCGTTTGGAGCCATAGTGAGACTTCTCCACGATTTCACGATATGCGAATTCGACCGCGATCCTTTATCGGTAGTAGACTCGTTAATATCATAAAACAGTCTCATTGGCGAGATAGCTGATGACGACTCGGACGATGATTCACTCTTAGAATCAGTTGTGTTAGCAGTACCAGCTGCACCAGCAGTATTATTCCCactggttttgtttgttgctAACGCCAATGGACTAACTCTTGATCCCAGTGCTAACTTCGACACTTCGCTATCGCTTTGCTCTCCATTCTCTAAACCACTggcatcttcatcgtcaccaTCAGTCTCATCACTCTCATCACTATCACTACTTCCTtcactattattatcatcttcgtcatcatccacGTCATCACCACCTTCATCCGACCCACTTGAGAAATCgccatcttcgtcttcatcctGATCATCTTCAGCGTCAAAATATTTGAGCTGACCAACATTCaactcatcatcatcgctCTCAGTATCACTATCAGGACTCGAAAGGGGGGTTAATACACCCTTTCCGACCTTATGACGGAGATTATTTTCGTCTTCTGAGCTTTGAGGAGTACTAACAGTCGTAGACGAACCCGAATCGTCTTCATTTTCAGTggtttcttcctcatcttcgtccGAGCTCTCGGAGTCATGGTCGTCTTTAGACGGCTTAATAAGCACATAACTGGCCGGTTTGGCAGCACTTGTCTCTGGTTTTCTGGCCGGCACATAATCCAGATGCGAACTAAGAATCTGTTCAGCCATAGCACTATCCCGTGCAGTCAGCGAACTGATATCGaccattttttatttttcaagtCTGGCGTACACCCCTGTTGACCTCTGTTTATCGAGCCAAAAACTAGTACCACGCGTGGGTCCCGACGGCAGCACAGATGAGTCGGGCCAATTTCCCCTTAGCAAAAAACtaaaagaagagcaaaaataaacctGTTCCAGGACGTAATCAAAAACCCTGGCTCTGCTGCTCGGTTCCTAACGGCCTCCAACGTCtggaatattttttttttattccaccgaatattttttacttttttttttcctaaTCGATCTGATCAATACAGTTCTCTGCAGATTGCATCTGTCCATCTGCGTGGGGCTGGCGTCAGCCGCACAGGGTCTTCTCAGGGGTGgtttacccctgagacgCCGGTtcgggggtgtgcctccggcggaCATACGGccccgacgaaacgactcgagcaaagcgagaggagcagcggggtctggggcagagccccagccgccggaggcaggctgTTGACGGTATCTaaaccaataaaatatatattaactAGGCTcaatgcttcttctttttcatcttcttttggATTCTGTTCAATGCACGTTGTTCCTTTTTGAGGGTTCCGTCGACCATCTTGTATTTGCCCTTGACGCCCTTGGGTCGGCCTTGTAGACCTCTGTTGGCACCCTTGGCAGCAATGACTGTCACCTTGGGTTTGTCCGACTTCTTTTTGGTCAGCTTGCGCATGAGTTTGGCGATATCTTCGGACTTTTCCTTTTCGGATTTGGAATCGTCTTCGTTGATAAGATCGGTCTTCTTGCGGATCTTCTCCAGCTTCTGATGGGCCTTATATTTCTTACGAGCTTGTGCTTCAGCGACCTTTTTAATGGGTCTGGCGTTCATGGCCTTTAGTTTCTCTTTGATAGCCTCGGCTGCTTCTTTAGTAATAGGCTTTTGAAGTTTGCTGTGTTTGGATTCGTCATCCAGGAACCAGTCAGGTAGTCCATCCTTATCTCGGAAGGTGTATCTGTTATATCCTTCGTCGATAAGCGAATGCTTCGACTTCTGTCCAAGCGCCAATTGGTGTGCCAGGGTCATGGCTTGAGCTGTCACAATATCCACATATGGCTCCTCACGCTTGTCTTTCTC
This is a stretch of genomic DNA from Sugiyamaella lignohabitans strain CBS 10342 chromosome C, complete sequence. It encodes these proteins:
- a CDS encoding gag-pol fusion protein (Retrotransposon TYA Gag and TYB Pol genes; transcribed/translated as one unit; polyprotein is processed to make a nucleocapsid-like protein (Gag), reverse transcriptase (RT), protease (PR), and integrase (IN); similar to retroviral genes; GO_component: GO:0005737 - cytoplasm [Evidence IEA,IEA,IEA]; GO_component: GO:0005634 - nucleus [Evidence IEA,IEA]; GO_component: GO:0005634 - nucleus [Evidence IDA] [PMID 9448009]; GO_component: GO:0000943 - retrotransposon nucleocapsid [Evidence ISS] [PMID 9582191]; GO_function: GO:0005524 - ATP binding [Evidence IEA]; GO_function: GO:0003677 - DNA binding [Evidence IEA]; GO_function: GO:0003887 - DNA-directed DNA polymerase activity [Evidence IEA,IEA]; GO_function: GO:0003887 - DNA-directed DNA polymerase activity [Evidence ISS] [PMID 9582191]; GO_function: GO:0003723 - RNA binding [Evidence IEA,IEA]; GO_function: GO:0003723 - RNA binding [Evidence ISS] [PMID 9582191]; GO_function: GO:0004523 - RNA-DNA hybrid ribonuclease activity [Evidence IEA]; GO_function: GO:0003964 - RNA-directed DNA polymerase activity [Evidence IEA,IEA]; GO_function: GO:0003964 - RNA-directed DNA polymerase activity [Evidence ISS] [PMID 9582191]; GO_function: GO:0004190 - aspartic-type endopeptidase activity [Evidence IEA]; GO_function: GO:0003824 - catalytic activity [Evidence IEA]; GO_function: GO:0004519 - endonuclease activity [Evidence IEA]; GO_function: GO:0016787 - hydrolase activity [Evidence IEA]; GO_function: GO:0046872 - metal ion binding [Evidence IEA]; GO_function: GO:0004518 - nuclease activity [Evidence IEA]; GO_function: GO:0003676 - nucleic acid binding [Evidence IEA]; GO_function: GO:0000166 - nucleotide binding [Evidence IEA]; GO_function: GO:0016779 - nucleotidyltransferase activity [Evidence IEA]; GO_function: GO:0008233 - peptidase activity [Evidence IEA]; GO_function: GO:0008233 - peptidase activity [Evidence ISS] [PMID 9582191]; GO_function: GO:0004540 - ribonuclease activity [Evidence ISS] [PMID 9582191]; GO_function: GO:0016740 - transferase activity [Evidence IEA]; GO_process: GO:0015074 - DNA integration [Evidence IEA,IEA]; GO_process: GO:0006310 - DNA recombination [Evidence IEA]; GO_process: GO:0006261 - DNA-dependent DNA replication [Evidence IEA,IEA]; GO_process: GO:0090502 - RNA phosphodiester bond hydrolysis, endonucleolytic [Evidence IEA]; GO_process: GO:0006278 - RNA-dependent DNA replication [Evidence IEA,IEA]; GO_process: GO:0008152 - metabolic process [Evidence IEA]; GO_process: GO:0090305 - nucleic acid phosphodiester bond hydrolysis [Evidence IEA]; GO_process: GO:0006508 - proteolysis [Evidence IEA]; GO_process: GO:0032196 - transposition [Evidence IEA]; GO_process: GO:0032197 - transposition, RNA-mediated [Evidence ISS] [PMID 9582191]; GO_process: GO:0019076 - viral release from host cell [Evidence IEA]) → MNSQPEVIFGCDWIFRTNFVLNSSHAGRQIEIVSTSKPTTPLPHIKRIAPSLPPIYQQYASLFTTTVNTVPELRESHNHSIPFKDNPTYHKSKSYPLSAQERTILKEYIQTNLKKGFIRESRSPLASSIFFVKKKHTKEKRPIIDYRRVNNNTKPCPSPIPLIKTLLHQVSKAKIFTRLDLKDAYNQIRITPGDEWKTSFVCEYGQFEYTVMPFGLSGAPATFQAFIRHVLGELWDKFAVAYLDDILIYSEDPAEHPGHVMAVLDKIKKYHLALKLSKCEFSVTETDFLGHHLMVGQIGMQKEKIQSLNEWKSPSTQRGVRKLLGFANFYHEFIDHYADIIAPLLPLQEKSTKRFQWTPTHEQAFQSLKRAFISEPLLQMFDETRETRIHTDASGVAIAAVLQQFNPVDKRWHPVAYYSRKLRGPEINWDTHDRELLAIVVATGKWKHFILSRTEPTTVHTDHKNLTYFTTKRALSPRQARWASLLGELPIQIAYIQGHLNVAADILSRPDDVRKPPREVAPPVPVHHILPAVRPQTVSTYTMDPTWQTKVHDALANDKNWSPLLTHFENPSHPFPSQFIDRRSRLTFANGIIWFDKKIVVGNSNELHLAILQQYHDASGHPGHARTQKAILERYYWKGIHDFIQRYINSCVACQKNKTPRHKPYGELKPLPIPEAPFTDLTIDFMTDLPKSQGYDAICAVVDRYSKFTLLFPTNKTITARGLADLVVDRVLNVFGAPKRILSDRGPQFISAFWKQAMASFGTKVKLTTPYHPQTDGQTERINQEISQWLRFYINSHHNNWSKLLSRIAFDYNNKVNKTTGFTPSQVVFNFKTISDLNYSAADNYEDLSKKLFEYEEIRNSLSQNYARSQKSYKKFYDRHRVAFEFNPGDSVLLSTKHLNLPTIKRKFSRRWIGPFLVHTKVNENAYRLNFPSGWRASQVWNITELRPFQPDLCNRKQPLPTTSEDIDFYSNNPLGITEILQVNGDDPSNFQYLVEVIEDGFPQHRWVPYSKLSNYHDLLLLFYEFHPKEPKPAELDSLYQAE